The Helianthus annuus cultivar XRQ/B chromosome 16, HanXRQr2.0-SUNRISE, whole genome shotgun sequence genome includes a window with the following:
- the LOC110877465 gene encoding uncharacterized protein LOC110877465, producing the protein MASLPFFLCALLTFSSISFHGISAVNFEVINLNPQHAGAIKFEKIIGGVPFTKKLMAQINQYIWSNILKQNTAADQKPHTTVTLFIKDFIGGEAITWGDNYKYINVSAVYLRDYNGPMELKWEFISLLHHEMTHVFQWNGEGKTPIPLVEGIADYTILKANYFPPGFMKPGAGDKWDQGYDYTARFLEYCDGLVPDFVAKLNKMMRKTYDVSFFKNITGKPVEKLWADYKAKYAKKAVEEIQG; encoded by the coding sequence ATGGCTTCCTTACCTTTTTTCCTTTGTGCTCTCCTAACTTTCTCATCAATATCTTTCCATGGAATCTCCGCTGTGAATTTCGAGGTGATTAACCTGAACCCCCAACACGCAGGTGCCATCAAGTTCGAGAAAATAATTGGTGGGGTTCCGTTCACTAAAAAATTAATGGCTCAGATCAACCAGTATATATGGTCCAACATCTTGAAACAAAACACCGCGGCAGACCAAAAACCCCATACCACTGTAACACTTTTCATCAAGGATTTTATTGGGGGCGAAGCAATCACTTGGGGCgataattataaatatattaatGTTAGTGCGGTTTATTTACGGGATTACAACGGGCCAATGGAGTTGAAATGGGAATTCATTTCCCTTTTACACCATGAAATGACCCACGTTTTCCAATGGAATGGAGAGGGTAAGACCCCTATACCTTTGGTTGAAGGGATTGCAGATTATACCATCTTGAAAGCAAATTACTTTCCACCGGGCTTTATGAAGCCCGGTGCAGGAGATAAATGGGACCAGGGGTATGATTACACAGCCCGTTTTCTTGAGTACTGTGACGGGCTCGTTCCAGACTTTGTGGCAAAGCTTAACAAAATGATGAGGAAGACTTACGACGTCTCGTTTTTCAAAAATATAACAGGAAAGCCTGTTGAGAAATTGTGGGCAGATTACAAGGCTAAATATGCGAAGAAGGCTGTTGAAGAAATACAAGGGTAA
- the LOC110875567 gene encoding proline-rich protein 36-like yields the protein MAPEPVATLDRAFEHDPVHAGAPVIDPVIADPPIDDHPVDAPLLEGDHDFAADPVDAPFIADAPVDPVVAPLPDPVPLEPEHALFATHIDPRYAHTQNGWIDADDELPPVPPLTTDVRHIDTSFSFPQFTPPARPGEGSSAHPFGHVPTPIPVVPQFSPAIPPVPPFSLPPFDPATLSH from the exons atggctcCCGAGCCGGTAGCCACTCTAGACCGcgcgtttgagcatgacccagTTCATGCTGGCGCACCCGTTATTGATCCTGTGATTGCTGACCCTCCCATTGATGATCACCCGGTTGATGCTCCACTATTAGAGGGTGACCATGATTTTGCTGCTGACCCTGTTGATGCCCCTTTCATAGCTGATGCACCCGTTGACCCTGTTGTTGCTCCCCTACCTGATCCTGTTCCCctggagcccgagcatgcactattCGCGACCCACATTGATCCCAGGTATGCGCACACCCAGAATGGGTGGATTGATGCTGATGATGAGCTCCCACCTGTTCCCCCTCTTACCACCGATGTACGTCACATTGATACCTCTTTTTCAttccctcagtttacacctccagctcgacctggagagggttcttcggctcaTCCTTTTGGACACGTACCGACACCTATCCCAGTTGTACCACAGTTTTCACCTGCTATACCCCCTGTTCCACCATTCTCTCTGCCACCTTTCGATCCAGCCA cccttagtcatTGA